Proteins from one Embleya scabrispora genomic window:
- a CDS encoding phosphatase PAP2 family protein, protein MVKGNVTEGPSHEVEGREQSPPTSQAGSVTKTDQATRASDEAAAARARRMRTIKDAARELFLVALLFGVYKLGRGLASGETSTAFSNAKQLLTMQQDLRLPDEASIQHWFMQSHAAITFCNKYYAYVHFPATVGFLLWLWIRHREHYKWVRNILAMMTGAALIIHILVPLAPPRKMPGFTDTGMDAGDSPYSGAGAKIANQFAAMPSLHVGWAVVVALGVASVWHAAGTGRKIASWAMWLHPAITLLVVVVTANHYWMDAVVAVLLMIFALAVLPGPDREPRRGTPRGIPAPRIAR, encoded by the coding sequence GTGGTGAAGGGCAACGTCACGGAGGGTCCCTCCCACGAGGTCGAGGGGCGCGAGCAGTCGCCACCGACCTCGCAGGCGGGATCGGTGACGAAGACCGACCAGGCGACGAGGGCTTCCGACGAGGCGGCCGCGGCCAGGGCCCGCCGGATGCGCACGATCAAGGACGCGGCCCGCGAGCTGTTCCTGGTCGCGCTGCTGTTCGGGGTGTACAAGCTCGGTCGCGGGCTGGCCTCGGGCGAGACGTCCACCGCCTTCTCGAACGCGAAGCAGCTGCTGACCATGCAGCAGGACCTGCGACTGCCGGACGAGGCGTCGATCCAGCACTGGTTCATGCAGTCGCACGCGGCCATCACGTTCTGCAACAAGTACTACGCCTACGTGCACTTCCCGGCCACCGTCGGGTTCCTGCTGTGGTTGTGGATCCGCCATCGCGAGCACTACAAGTGGGTGCGCAACATCCTGGCGATGATGACCGGCGCCGCGCTGATCATCCACATCCTGGTGCCGCTGGCGCCGCCGCGAAAGATGCCGGGCTTCACCGACACGGGGATGGACGCGGGCGACTCGCCGTACTCCGGCGCCGGCGCCAAGATCGCCAACCAGTTCGCCGCGATGCCGTCGCTGCACGTGGGCTGGGCGGTGGTGGTCGCGCTCGGGGTGGCCTCGGTCTGGCACGCGGCCGGGACCGGTCGCAAGATCGCGAGCTGGGCGATGTGGCTGCATCCGGCGATCACGCTGCTCGTGGTCGTGGTGACCGCGAACCACTACTGGATGGACGCCGTGGTCGCGGTACTGCTGATGATCTTCGCGCTGGCCGTACTGCCCGGGCCGGATCGCGAGCCGCGGCGCGGAACGCCGCGCGGGATCCCGGCACCGCGGATAGCGCGCTAG
- a CDS encoding enoyl-CoA hydratase/isomerase family protein translates to MDTGVDGLGVEVEGTIATLRIDRPHARGALTAAMWAALPGTLAALAADPGVSVLVLTGSGGVFSAGADIRELRGHYATAEAADAYHALNAAAERALAHFAKPTIAFVQGPCVGGGCQLAAACDLRFADTTARFGVTPAKLGIVYDAGSTARLARLVGVSTAKYLLFSAELIDAAHALRVGLVDGVFGPEEAEKSVYDLARTIASRSQLTVRAAKDLLAMDLSGAPGADPGADGDPVAAWRERWERESRGSADVREGLAAFTERRAPRFAWNG, encoded by the coding sequence ATGGACACCGGGGTCGACGGGCTCGGAGTCGAGGTGGAGGGCACGATCGCCACGCTGCGGATCGATCGCCCCCACGCGCGAGGGGCGCTGACCGCGGCGATGTGGGCGGCGCTGCCGGGCACCTTGGCCGCGCTCGCGGCCGACCCCGGGGTGAGTGTGCTGGTGCTGACCGGCAGCGGCGGGGTGTTCTCGGCGGGCGCCGACATCCGCGAACTGCGCGGGCACTACGCCACGGCCGAGGCGGCGGACGCCTACCACGCGCTGAACGCGGCCGCCGAGCGGGCGTTGGCCCATTTCGCGAAGCCGACGATCGCCTTCGTACAGGGCCCGTGCGTGGGCGGCGGATGCCAGCTCGCCGCCGCGTGCGACCTGCGCTTCGCGGACACCACGGCCCGGTTCGGGGTGACGCCCGCCAAGCTCGGCATCGTCTACGACGCGGGATCGACCGCGCGGCTGGCCCGGCTGGTGGGCGTGTCCACGGCCAAGTACCTGTTGTTCTCCGCCGAGTTGATCGACGCGGCGCACGCGTTGCGGGTGGGCCTGGTGGACGGGGTGTTCGGGCCGGAGGAGGCCGAGAAGAGCGTGTACGACCTGGCCCGGACGATCGCCTCGCGCTCGCAGTTGACGGTACGCGCCGCCAAGGACCTGTTGGCGATGGACCTTTCCGGCGCCCCGGGCGCGGATCCGGGAGCCGACGGCGACCCGGTCGCGGCCTGGCGCGAGCGGTGGGAGCGGGAGTCGCGCGGCTCGGCCGACGTCCGCGAGGGGTTGGCCGCCTTCACCGAGCGCCGCGCGCCGCGCTTCGCCTGGAACGGCTGA
- a CDS encoding ABC transporter ATP-binding protein encodes MEPGALLVEDLEVVYGRSVRALRGVSLDVPGNGVVAVLGANGAGKSTLLRAVSGTLSLHRGSIAGGSIRYDGARLGGRDPAAIVRAGVVQVPEGRRVFAHLTVAENLRAGTLGRRGRTARTRAEHDRVLDLFPILAERREQRAGLLSGGEQQMLAIGRALMAAPRLLLLDEPSLGLAPRMVGRIAGVIREIAARGTAVLLVEQNAAIALDLAEKAYVLDVGEVRLAGASADLARTDEVRRLYLGEAVEPEGAPAPVRTAPRRVLGRWTG; translated from the coding sequence ATGGAACCGGGAGCGCTCCTCGTCGAGGACCTGGAGGTCGTCTACGGCCGGTCCGTCCGGGCCCTGCGCGGCGTCTCCCTCGATGTGCCCGGCAACGGCGTGGTGGCCGTGCTCGGCGCGAACGGGGCGGGCAAGAGCACCCTCCTGCGGGCCGTGTCGGGCACGCTGTCCCTGCACCGGGGCTCGATCGCCGGCGGCTCCATCCGCTACGACGGCGCCCGGCTCGGCGGCCGCGACCCGGCCGCGATCGTCCGCGCCGGGGTGGTGCAGGTCCCGGAAGGACGGCGGGTGTTCGCCCATCTGACGGTGGCCGAGAACCTGCGCGCGGGCACGCTGGGCCGGCGCGGGCGGACGGCGCGGACGCGCGCCGAACACGACCGCGTACTCGACCTGTTCCCGATCCTCGCCGAGCGGCGCGAGCAGCGCGCCGGCCTGCTCTCCGGCGGCGAACAGCAGATGTTGGCGATCGGTCGGGCGCTGATGGCCGCGCCGCGCCTGCTGCTGTTGGACGAGCCCTCGCTCGGCCTCGCGCCGCGCATGGTGGGTCGGATCGCGGGGGTGATCCGGGAGATCGCGGCCCGGGGCACGGCCGTGCTGCTGGTCGAGCAGAACGCGGCGATCGCCCTCGATCTGGCCGAGAAGGCGTACGTGCTCGACGTGGGCGAGGTGCGGCTGGCCGGTGCGTCGGCCGACCTCGCCCGCACCGACGAGGTGCGCCGGTTGTACCTGGGCGAGGCCGTCGAGCCGGAGGGCGCACCCGCGCCGGTCCGAACCGCCCCGCGCCGGGTGCTGGGACGGTGGACCGGATGA
- a CDS encoding response regulator transcription factor, with protein sequence MTDATGEKRLVLVVEDEPMIADAVAARLRAEGFGAITAPDGPSALTTAAGTRPDLVVLDVMLPGLDGLEVCRRLQALHPGLPVLMLTARDDETDLLVGLAVGADDYMTKPFSMRELVARVHVLLRRLERAEAAARAVSPEAALQLGVLRIDRTQRRVRLGVDEVHLTPTEFDLLVCLASRPRAVLSREQLLAEVWDWVDASGTRTVDSHVKALRRKLGAEWIRTVHGVGYALEAPS encoded by the coding sequence ATGACCGACGCGACGGGGGAAAAGCGGCTCGTACTCGTGGTCGAGGACGAGCCCATGATCGCCGACGCGGTGGCCGCGCGGCTGCGGGCGGAGGGCTTCGGGGCGATCACCGCGCCCGACGGCCCCTCGGCGCTGACCACGGCCGCCGGCACCCGCCCCGATCTGGTCGTGCTCGACGTGATGCTGCCCGGCCTCGACGGCCTGGAGGTGTGCCGCCGGCTCCAGGCGCTGCACCCGGGGCTGCCGGTGCTCATGCTCACCGCGCGTGACGACGAGACCGATCTGCTCGTCGGCCTGGCGGTGGGCGCCGACGACTACATGACCAAGCCGTTCTCGATGCGCGAACTGGTGGCCCGGGTGCACGTGCTGCTGCGCCGGCTGGAGCGGGCCGAGGCGGCGGCCCGGGCGGTCTCCCCCGAGGCCGCGCTCCAGTTGGGCGTGTTGCGGATCGACCGCACCCAGCGCCGGGTCCGGCTCGGGGTCGACGAGGTGCACCTGACCCCGACCGAGTTCGACCTGCTGGTCTGCCTCGCCTCGCGACCGCGCGCGGTGCTCTCGCGCGAGCAGTTGCTCGCCGAGGTGTGGGACTGGGTGGACGCGTCCGGAACGCGCACAGTGGACAGCCATGTGAAGGCGTTGCGCCGTAAACTCGGCGCCGAGTGGATCCGCACCGTCCACGGTGTGGGCTACGCGCTGGAGGCACCGTCCTGA
- a CDS encoding HAMP domain-containing sensor histidine kinase — translation MDPHRPRCGLRAGGTVLNTADLRPSLPRRLRLGRGNPRPLDRLRSIKAKLGVLVIASVFVSTLLIILGLRAEVRFRYMLVFTSLACLAVTLVLAHGMTSPLREMTAAAQAMARGDYSRRVRATSRDEVGRLAGAFNHMAADLEAVDRHRRELVANVSHELRTPISALHAVLENLVDGVQKPDPDTLGLALTQTARLGRLVSQLLDLSRLDSGAMPLQAREFAVRPFLVALTQETGALGGDVRFEVDVQPAELTARADPERLHQVVTNLVANACWHSPFGGTVSLRARRDDGIGSLCLEVLDEGPGIPSAERGRVFERFTRGGGSSSTDGGTGLGLAIARWAVDLHGGDISVAESSHGCRIRVLLPGDPT, via the coding sequence GTGGATCCGCACCGTCCACGGTGTGGGCTACGCGCTGGAGGCACCGTCCTGAACACCGCCGACCTCCGCCCTTCGCTGCCGCGCCGACTGCGGCTCGGCCGCGGCAACCCGCGGCCGCTGGATCGACTGCGCTCGATCAAGGCCAAGCTGGGCGTGCTGGTGATCGCGTCCGTCTTCGTCTCGACGCTGCTGATCATCCTGGGGCTGCGGGCCGAGGTGCGGTTTCGGTACATGCTCGTGTTCACCTCGCTGGCCTGCCTGGCGGTCACCCTCGTACTCGCGCACGGGATGACCTCGCCGCTGCGCGAAATGACCGCCGCCGCGCAGGCGATGGCGCGCGGCGACTACTCGCGCCGGGTGCGCGCCACCTCCCGCGACGAAGTGGGCCGCCTCGCCGGCGCGTTCAACCACATGGCGGCCGACCTGGAGGCGGTGGACCGACACCGCCGCGAGCTGGTCGCCAACGTCTCGCACGAGTTGCGCACGCCCATCTCCGCCCTGCACGCGGTGCTGGAGAACCTCGTGGACGGCGTGCAGAAGCCCGACCCCGACACGCTGGGCCTCGCGCTCACCCAGACCGCGCGATTGGGCCGACTCGTGTCACAACTTCTCGACCTTTCCCGACTGGATTCGGGGGCGATGCCGCTGCAGGCGCGCGAATTCGCCGTCCGGCCCTTCCTGGTCGCGCTCACCCAGGAGACCGGGGCCCTGGGCGGCGACGTTCGCTTCGAGGTCGACGTCCAGCCGGCGGAGCTGACCGCGCGGGCCGACCCCGAGCGGCTGCATCAGGTTGTTACCAATCTGGTGGCCAACGCCTGCTGGCACAGTCCGTTCGGTGGCACGGTGAGTCTGCGCGCACGACGCGACGACGGCATCGGCAGCCTGTGCCTGGAAGTCCTGGACGAGGGTCCGGGGATTCCGTCCGCCGAGCGCGGCCGGGTCTTCGAACGTTTCACCCGCGGCGGCGGAAGTTCGTCCACCGACGGGGGAACCGGACTCGGGCTCGCGATCGCCCGCTGGGCCGTGGATCTGCATGGGGGTGATATTTCCGTAGCCGAATCGAGCCATGGGTGCCGAATCCGAGTGCTCCTGCCCGGTGACCCGACGTAA
- a CDS encoding PucR family transcriptional regulator, with product MVDAEGSDGPKHSALLRRAARALPGRLPELTDRLVAELQELEPAYVAGGVPPDELWQSTHEALRVAVGALAIWPRELEGSRWASGRLARRRAEQGVPLEALLHAYRLGGVLLWQTLVEVAAEQEPDEVRLLVHVATDVWNFVDRHASAIADEYRRVQTELTNRHDERVHALLDTLLDGRAPEADLAAAAGVLDLPERGRYAVVAVRHPLPGTGVHDAPRRAAPNGVRVVWRARAEGEFAVVLLGTSGLDEIAETFGPVAGSRTGISPIVDGLAALGRARRLAEIALRTCTADGECARLDERLPAALVASQPDLARDLAARVLGPILALDAVDRDLLLGTFGAWLDSGGSAVRAGRRLFCHRNTVLNRLRRMEQLTGRELGLPRDLVELALALDAHRLSA from the coding sequence ATGGTCGATGCGGAGGGGTCCGACGGGCCGAAACACAGCGCGCTGCTGCGGCGGGCGGCACGGGCCCTGCCGGGGCGGCTGCCGGAGCTGACCGATCGGCTCGTGGCCGAGTTGCAGGAGCTCGAACCGGCCTATGTGGCGGGCGGGGTGCCGCCGGACGAGTTGTGGCAGAGCACCCACGAGGCGCTGCGGGTCGCGGTCGGCGCGCTCGCGATCTGGCCGCGCGAACTGGAGGGCAGCCGCTGGGCGTCGGGGCGGCTGGCCCGGCGGCGTGCCGAGCAGGGGGTGCCGCTGGAGGCGCTGCTGCACGCCTACCGGCTCGGCGGGGTGCTGCTGTGGCAGACGCTCGTCGAGGTCGCGGCGGAGCAGGAGCCGGACGAGGTACGGCTGTTGGTGCACGTGGCCACCGACGTGTGGAACTTCGTCGACCGGCACGCGAGCGCGATCGCCGACGAGTATCGGCGGGTCCAGACGGAGCTGACCAACCGTCACGACGAGCGGGTGCACGCCCTGTTGGACACACTCTTGGACGGCCGCGCGCCGGAGGCGGACCTCGCCGCGGCGGCGGGGGTGTTGGACCTGCCCGAGCGGGGCCGCTACGCGGTGGTCGCGGTGCGCCATCCGCTGCCCGGCACCGGTGTGCACGACGCTCCTCGGCGGGCCGCGCCGAACGGGGTGCGGGTGGTCTGGCGGGCGCGCGCGGAGGGGGAGTTCGCGGTGGTCCTGCTCGGCACCTCGGGGTTGGACGAGATTGCCGAAACGTTCGGCCCGGTGGCCGGGTCGCGGACCGGGATCAGCCCGATCGTGGACGGGTTGGCCGCGCTGGGTCGGGCCCGGCGGCTGGCCGAGATCGCGCTGCGCACATGTACCGCCGACGGTGAATGCGCCCGCCTGGACGAGCGGTTGCCCGCGGCCCTGGTGGCCTCGCAGCCCGACTTGGCGCGGGATCTGGCCGCCCGGGTGCTCGGGCCGATCCTGGCCCTGGACGCGGTGGACCGGGACCTGCTGCTCGGCACGTTCGGCGCCTGGCTCGACTCGGGCGGCTCGGCGGTGCGCGCGGGCCGGCGGTTGTTCTGCCATCGCAACACCGTGCTCAACCGGCTGCGCCGGATGGAGCAGTTGACCGGGCGCGAACTGGGCCTGCCCCGCGACCTGGTGGAGTTGGCGTTGGCCCTGGACGCACATCGACTGAGCGCCTGA
- a CDS encoding ABC transporter ATP-binding protein, which yields MSGATAPDVPELTLRAVTVRFAGLLALDAVGFTVAPGTIHAVIGPNGAGKSTCFNVLSGVYRAERGSVRLGAHDLTRLPPHRIAGLGLARTFQNIVLTRGTVADNLMLGRHVLTRSGFAATALRLPRVVREQRRHRERAREIAEFLHLGAVFDTSVALLPYGMRKRVEMARALCMEPRVLLLDEPVAGMNAEERAETAEAIASIRASLGISIVLVEHDMGLVMRIADAVTVLDFGRRIASGTPAEVRRDPAVIRAYLGAGDEGGEGGEHDPGGDDGRSESPEESR from the coding sequence ATGAGCGGCGCGACGGCACCGGACGTGCCCGAGTTGACGCTGCGCGCGGTCACCGTGCGCTTCGCCGGCCTGCTCGCGCTGGACGCGGTCGGCTTCACCGTCGCGCCGGGCACGATCCACGCGGTCATCGGCCCGAACGGCGCGGGCAAGTCGACCTGCTTCAACGTGCTTTCCGGCGTGTACCGGGCCGAGCGCGGCAGCGTGCGGCTCGGCGCGCACGACCTGACCCGGCTGCCCCCGCACCGGATCGCCGGTCTCGGCCTTGCCCGTACGTTCCAGAACATCGTGCTCACCCGGGGCACGGTCGCGGACAATCTGATGCTCGGCCGGCACGTGCTGACCCGCTCCGGCTTCGCGGCCACCGCGCTGCGTCTGCCGAGGGTGGTCCGCGAGCAGCGCCGGCATCGCGAACGAGCCCGGGAGATCGCCGAGTTTCTGCACCTGGGCGCGGTCTTCGACACCTCCGTCGCGCTGTTGCCGTACGGCATGCGCAAGCGGGTGGAGATGGCCCGGGCGCTGTGCATGGAACCCAGGGTGTTGCTGCTCGACGAACCCGTGGCCGGGATGAACGCCGAGGAGCGAGCGGAGACCGCGGAGGCGATCGCCTCGATCCGGGCCTCGCTCGGCATCTCGATCGTGCTGGTCGAGCACGACATGGGGCTGGTGATGCGGATCGCCGACGCGGTGACCGTGCTCGACTTCGGCCGGCGGATCGCGAGCGGTACACCGGCCGAGGTGCGGCGCGACCCCGCGGTGATCCGCGCCTACCTCGGCGCCGGGGACGAGGGCGGCGAGGGCGGCGAGCACGACCCGGGCGGCGACGACGGCCGGAGCGAGAGTCCCGAGGAGTCCCGATGA
- a CDS encoding MFS transporter, whose translation MSVSLPSGGIRAKTPAGRWVLLATVLGSGMAMLDSTVVNVALPSIGRSFDTSLAALQWTVNAYTLTLAGLILLGGALGDRYGRRRVFVIGVAWFALASLLCGIAPNVETLIAARALQGIGGALLTPGSLAIIQATFHADDRARAVGTWSGLGGVASAIGPFLGGWLVDAVSWRWVFLINLPLAVVTIVVALRSVPETFDPQPRGRFDVSGAALAALALAGVTWALVEAQGNPTSAALAGAAGVVAGVAFVVVEKRSREPMLPLDIFRIRLFTSVNVVTLFVYGALGAFMLLLVLELQTVAGYSAQEAGLALLPVTVVMLLLSARSGDLARRIGPRWQLSVGPLVCAGGLLTLLRVGPHASYVADVLPGVVVFGLGLAVLVAPLTATVLASVDVGRAGIASGVNNAAARAAGLLAVAGLPALVGLSGDGYRDPGVVDTGFDRALWICAALLVVGSAVAWFTVPSRALAATEPDVPDGRAAPCVRVGCDMAGPPLDPGHERVQGGVTGRERPAP comes from the coding sequence GTGTCCGTCTCCCTCCCCTCCGGGGGCATCCGCGCCAAGACTCCCGCCGGTCGGTGGGTGCTGCTCGCCACCGTGCTCGGCTCCGGCATGGCGATGCTCGACTCGACCGTGGTCAACGTGGCGCTGCCGAGCATCGGACGGTCCTTCGACACCTCGCTCGCGGCGTTGCAGTGGACGGTCAACGCGTACACCCTCACCCTGGCCGGGCTGATCCTGCTCGGCGGCGCGCTCGGCGACCGCTACGGGCGGCGCCGGGTGTTCGTGATCGGGGTGGCCTGGTTCGCGCTGGCCTCGCTGCTGTGCGGGATCGCGCCGAACGTCGAGACACTGATCGCCGCCCGCGCGCTCCAGGGCATCGGCGGCGCGCTGCTGACCCCCGGCTCGCTGGCGATCATCCAGGCCACGTTCCACGCCGACGACCGGGCCCGCGCGGTGGGCACGTGGTCGGGGCTCGGCGGCGTCGCGAGCGCGATCGGGCCGTTCCTGGGCGGCTGGCTGGTGGACGCGGTCAGTTGGCGGTGGGTCTTCCTGATCAATCTGCCGTTGGCGGTGGTGACCATCGTGGTGGCGCTGCGCAGCGTCCCGGAGACCTTCGACCCCCAACCGCGCGGGCGGTTCGACGTGAGCGGCGCGGCACTCGCCGCGCTGGCCCTGGCCGGGGTGACGTGGGCCCTGGTGGAGGCGCAGGGCAACCCGACCTCGGCGGCGCTCGCGGGCGCGGCCGGCGTGGTGGCGGGTGTGGCGTTCGTCGTGGTGGAGAAGCGCTCGCGCGAGCCCATGCTGCCGCTGGACATCTTCCGGATCCGGCTGTTCACCTCGGTCAACGTGGTGACGCTGTTCGTCTACGGCGCGCTGGGCGCGTTCATGCTGCTCCTGGTGCTCGAATTGCAGACGGTGGCGGGCTACTCGGCGCAGGAGGCCGGTCTGGCGCTGTTGCCGGTGACCGTGGTGATGCTGCTCCTGTCCGCCCGGTCGGGCGATCTGGCCCGGCGGATCGGGCCGCGGTGGCAGTTGTCCGTGGGGCCGCTGGTGTGCGCGGGCGGGCTGCTGACCCTGCTGCGGGTCGGTCCGCACGCGTCCTATGTCGCCGATGTGCTGCCCGGGGTGGTGGTGTTCGGTCTGGGTCTGGCGGTCCTGGTCGCGCCGCTGACCGCGACCGTGCTGGCCTCGGTGGACGTGGGGCGGGCGGGCATCGCGAGCGGGGTCAACAACGCGGCGGCCCGGGCGGCGGGGCTGCTCGCGGTGGCCGGTCTGCCGGCGCTGGTCGGGCTGTCCGGTGACGGCTACCGGGACCCGGGGGTGGTGGACACCGGCTTCGACCGCGCGTTGTGGATCTGCGCGGCGCTCCTCGTGGTCGGCTCGGCGGTGGCCTGGTTCACCGTGCCGAGCCGGGCGCTGGCCGCGACCGAACCGGATGTCCCGGACGGGCGCGCCGCGCCGTGTGTGCGGGTCGGCTGCGACATGGCGGGGCCGCCGCTGGATCCCGGGCACGAGCGGGTACAGGGGGGCGTGACGGGGCGGGAGCGGCCGGCACCGTAG